CACGTGTTGTATTGATATCAAGTATTGCAGCAGGCTGTTCAATATGCTGCGTAGCACTTGGTTGTTTAATGTATTGCTGTGGCTTAGAAATATTAAGATCAATTTGTGCGTCCGTTGTGCGAATTTGGATTTGTGGGAGTCTCATGTACACTTCTCCTTTCAAGAAAAGCGTCTGAACAAAATGTTCAAACGCTTGAATTTATTAGCGGAAAAATCAATTGTATTTACCTAATAAAATCTACTAAAGATTGTTGAATGATTTTAGCGCCAACAGATAATGCTGCCTGATGAATTGATTCTGACGTTACCATTTCTGTAATAGCTTTTGAATAATCAACATCCTCATTATTCGACAATTGCTTCGTTACGCTAATTTCGCGAATAGATAAGCGGTTTTCCATTAATTCCACACGGTTTTGACGTGCACCAACATCTGACTGAGCTTCGAGAATTTTATTGTGCATCGTATTAATATCATCTGATGTACTTGTACTAGTAAAGCCACCTAACGTTGAACTTATCTCATCAGCTGTTGCAAGTGGAGTTCTATTTGGATCTAACAAATCAGAAATTTTCCCCATCATGTCATCTACATTTTTAAATAAATCCACCCCAGCTGTATTCACTTTCATTTCAATACCATCATACACTTCAATCTTAACATCTTCGGAATTTACATTTCCATTAATTGCACCATTCGCAAATAATGGCTGTCCAGTTTTTGTACCGCTAAAAATATAGCGATCACCTACTTTTGTATTACCTACATCTTGAATTTGATTGCGAATTTGATCGATTTCAGCTTTAATTTTCGCTCGTTCATCAGCTGAATTTGTATCGTTCGCTGCTTGAATTACTAGCTCACGTACTCGCTTCATTTGTTCGCCCACTTGATTTAGTGATTCATCAGATGTATCCAGCCAGTTATTGACCTCATTCATATTACGTGAATACTGTTCAACTCTACCTAGGTCTCGGCGATAGCCCATTCCTTTAACTGCTCCAACAGGGTCGTCTGAAGGTCTCGTGATTTTAGAGCCTGAAGTAAGTTGATCTTGTAGCTTCGACATTTTTCCGTAGCTATTATTTAAGTTTAGAAGCATGTTATTCGATAACATAGATTGTGTTACGCGCATGTTTGTAAAAGCTCCTTCCTTTAGTCGTACTCATTAGTTTTTATTTAAATTCCTACTCGGCCCATGCCATTAATGATTTTGTCTAATGTTTCATCGATAACGGTAATCATACGTGCATTTGCGTTATATGCTTGTTGGAATGTAATCATATTCGTCATTTCTTCATCAAGTGATACAGAAGTGATTGAAGCACGGTTGTTTCCGATTGTTACAAGTAGTGTTTCAGAAGTAGCGTTTAAGCGCGCTGCTTCTTCTCCGTCGACACCGAGCTTTCCAATGATTCCTTGATAGAATGTGTTAAATGTTGCGCCGTCTAAATTTGCTTGAACTTTTGATTGGATATTTGAAAGCTCAAGTGCCCATTTGCCGTTCCCTTCTTCATTTGGCTTGTTAGAAGCAGCCAACTTTGAAGGATCTTTCAAAAGATCAGCATTCACTTTAATATTTCCGGCAGACATCGGTTTTGTATTATCAATTGGTTCAAAGAAATCGATTGTGCTTTGAGCACCTGTTAAATCATATCCTTGCTTATGCATCGCATTAAAGACATTTGCAAATTCAGACGCAAGTTTGTCGAGGTTAGCCATCGTTTCTGGATAATAGCCTTTAACATCTGCTCCATCTTGATATCCATAAGAGTTGATCAATGATAATAATTTACCTTTACCAGGCTCTAGCTGGTCATATGTAATAGTTCCTGAATCTGCTGTACCTGTACCAGTTACATTGATGCTAGTAAATACTTTCGATAAATCCGTTCCATCAATTTGTGTAGCCCCACTATTTACTTCGATGCTAGCAGCATCTTTACCATTCACTAATTTAATAGCTGTGTTTGTGCCATATGGCTTAAATGTAATAGTTACACTGCCTTCAGCTACACTAGAAGCAAGTCCACCAGAAGGAACGCGTTCAATTGAGACGGGGATATAACTATTTAATTCATCGATTAACACATCGCGAGCATCATATAAATCATTTGGTACATGACCATTTGGCTCAACTTCTTGCACTTGCTTATTAATAGAAGCAATTTGCTTTAGTAATGAATTGATGCGATTTGTTGAAACACTAATTTCGTTACCTAAGTTACCTTGAATTGTTTTTAATTGCGTATCAATATAGTTAAATGATTCTGCTAAATGGTTGGCACGTTCGATGGCAACTTTACGTGATGCCGCATTTTCTGGACCTGTACTAACATCTTGTAGACCTTTCCAGAACTGTTCTAATGCTGCGTTTAAACCGTACTGAGAAGGTTCATCCATTATATCTTCCATTTGAGATATTGCATTTGAACGTGATTCCCAATAACCTAGCTTATTTGTTTCCTGACGGTATTGACGGTCAATAAATTCATCGCGAATACGTTGAATGGAACCAGTCTCTACCCCTGTTCCCATATGTCCAGGGTAATTTGGCGTGTTTAAACCTGCCGTTGGGAAACCTGGTGTAGCTTGCATGTTTACTCGTTGGCGTGAGTATCCAAGTGTGTTGGCATTTGAAATATTATGACCTGTTGTATATAAAGCAGATTGCTGTGTAAATAAACCGCTTCTACTTGTTTCTAAGCCCATGAATGTTGAGCGCATCTTTATTCCTCCCTTTAGTAACGTTTAAAAGAATTATGCTTGCGAATCGAAGTACGATTTTTTGGCTACTGTATTCGTACCACGTACCTCACGACCAGAGTAATTTATTTGCTCTGGGCGTGGGCGTAGCGCATCTAATGTTAGATTGACAAATTGTAATGATTGGAATACTAATTTTTGATTGAGTTCATTTTGTTTGCGTAAATCGTTGATGATTAGCATTAGTCGATTGCGAACAGCTGAAAGTGCTTCTTTTTCAGCTTCTTTTTCAGCAGCCTCGATGACATCAGCAACAGACATTTTGTCAGTTGAAGCAATTCCTTTTGCTCCAAGGTATTCGGTTACCTGTACCTGGCGCTGTTGCTCGAGCTTATCAATGGCCGCTACATGTGCCTGCTCATCCTTGAGCATTTGGTCTAGTGCTTCGATATCGCCAGCTTTAATAATTTCTGTTTTTCTAAAGGCTAGTTCGAGTAAGCTTTTATGCATTCTCTCTAATATTGTTAATGTAGAACAAATTGTTTCTACAGTCATATTACTAAGCACCCTTTCTGTATTTCCTAGAAACGATAATATTTCAGCATATCTTCAGCAACTTTGCGAGCATTGACCTTGTATTCTCCAGAATCAATATCTGCCTTTAATTGTTGCACGCGTTCAGCACGTTCAGTACTGTACGTCGTTACACCTTGCATTTCTTGCGCTGCTTTTGAAATTTCAATTTTGTCAGCGAATGACGCTTTATTGTCGCCAGATTTGACATTGCGTACTTGATTTTTATATGCGTTAACAGCATTAACACCATACGATGTGATTTTCATGTTCATCCCCCTATCTTAAAAGCTTATCTTACTATTATTTCGGATTGTCTCCAACAATGTTAAGTTTTCAAATATAAAAAAGTGTGCTAATTTTGTTTAAAATTAACACACTTTTGCTTATCAACCATCTTTAAGGTGTATAATTTAACTTCGTCATTTTGAATTTCCTGTTACAATTTGCTTGCTGATTCGCATGAGCATTGAACATGTGTAAGTGAAGGAAGCTCAACTCTAGTGTAAGACAACTCTTTTCATCTTGTTATTTTTTACGTTCAGCATGATATGTTACACGATCATGCTCAGCTACACTTTCACGGAACTCCTTCGCTGCCTCAAATGTGCGAAGTTCTGATTTTAATTCATCTTGGCATTTTGTACATAGTTTCCCTGTTGTCGTTAAATGACCGCAGTTATCGCATGGATAGCCTAAGTTCGGGAACATTGCTGGCTGTAAACGACCTTTACGAACCCACTTATACAATAGTTCCTCTTCAGCACCCGTTGCTTCCACAATTCGTTCTACTGTAGCCGCACGGTTTTCACGTTTTCGTAAAAAACGATAAACAATTTGGTATAATTCCTCTTCTGATTGCGCGCATTTATGACATACGTCTCTGACCCCTGTATAATTAAAAAACTCATTACATTTTGGACAATTTCGAACCTCAGCCATCTATTCTT
The genomic region above belongs to Lysinibacillus sp. FSL W8-0992 and contains:
- the flgL gene encoding flagellar hook-associated protein FlgL, with product MRVTQSMLSNNMLLNLNNSYGKMSKLQDQLTSGSKITRPSDDPVGAVKGMGYRRDLGRVEQYSRNMNEVNNWLDTSDESLNQVGEQMKRVRELVIQAANDTNSADERAKIKAEIDQIRNQIQDVGNTKVGDRYIFSGTKTGQPLFANGAINGNVNSEDVKIEVYDGIEMKVNTAGVDLFKNVDDMMGKISDLLDPNRTPLATADEISSTLGGFTSTSTSDDINTMHNKILEAQSDVGARQNRVELMENRLSIREISVTKQLSNNEDVDYSKAITEMVTSESIHQAALSVGAKIIQQSLVDFIR
- the flgK gene encoding flagellar hook-associated protein FlgK, whose product is MRSTFMGLETSRSGLFTQQSALYTTGHNISNANTLGYSRQRVNMQATPGFPTAGLNTPNYPGHMGTGVETGSIQRIRDEFIDRQYRQETNKLGYWESRSNAISQMEDIMDEPSQYGLNAALEQFWKGLQDVSTGPENAASRKVAIERANHLAESFNYIDTQLKTIQGNLGNEISVSTNRINSLLKQIASINKQVQEVEPNGHVPNDLYDARDVLIDELNSYIPVSIERVPSGGLASSVAEGSVTITFKPYGTNTAIKLVNGKDAASIEVNSGATQIDGTDLSKVFTSINVTGTGTADSGTITYDQLEPGKGKLLSLINSYGYQDGADVKGYYPETMANLDKLASEFANVFNAMHKQGYDLTGAQSTIDFFEPIDNTKPMSAGNIKVNADLLKDPSKLAASNKPNEEGNGKWALELSNIQSKVQANLDGATFNTFYQGIIGKLGVDGEEAARLNATSETLLVTIGNNRASITSVSLDEEMTNMITFQQAYNANARMITVIDETLDKIINGMGRVGI
- a CDS encoding flagellar protein FlgN; this translates as MTVETICSTLTILERMHKSLLELAFRKTEIIKAGDIEALDQMLKDEQAHVAAIDKLEQQRQVQVTEYLGAKGIASTDKMSVADVIEAAEKEAEKEALSAVRNRLMLIINDLRKQNELNQKLVFQSLQFVNLTLDALRPRPEQINYSGREVRGTNTVAKKSYFDSQA
- the flgM gene encoding flagellar biosynthesis anti-sigma factor FlgM, with amino-acid sequence MKITSYGVNAVNAYKNQVRNVKSGDNKASFADKIEISKAAQEMQGVTTYSTERAERVQQLKADIDSGEYKVNARKVAEDMLKYYRF
- a CDS encoding TIGR03826 family flagellar region protein; translated protein: MAEVRNCPKCNEFFNYTGVRDVCHKCAQSEEELYQIVYRFLRKRENRAATVERIVEATGAEEELLYKWVRKGRLQPAMFPNLGYPCDNCGHLTTTGKLCTKCQDELKSELRTFEAAKEFRESVAEHDRVTYHAERKK